The genome window GTTTCTGAACTAACATAATTTTTAAGTTCCAGAACTGGTATTTCGGAATTGTTGCTTCTGTAAATTTCAGAATCATGTTCCCAGACTACATGCAAAATTACATTTTCATAACCTGAATCTCTTTCATGATGGTGAATATACCAATCAGATGATTTGACATGAATTTCTACATTTCCTGCCCATTTTTGATCTCCAATGGTAATTTGTGCATTAAAAAAATCAGGCCCTGCCAATTCGAGATACTGACCCGAATTACTAATTGTGATTTCCTCCTGACAGCAGGTTTTTAGATTTAAAGTATCAAACTTTTTAAATTTCCAAAGGTAGTGGAGAAAATCTTCTTTCATAATTCAGATTTGTTAGACTTTTAAACTAAAGTAATAAAAAAAACCAACAACTTGTCTTACAAAATTAAAAAAAGACAGCTTCGAAGATAATCTGAAAGAGTTTATTTCAATAAATACAATTCAGCACAAGCTCTGGCATCCGATAATGCCTCGTGATGGTTTAGCTTAATATTCATTACACGACAGCAATCACTAAGCTTTGTTGGTTTTAATCCTTTAGATTTATATATCTTCACCGTACATTCCCAACGCGAACCAATATTTAAATCTTCGTAGTTCAAGCCATACAGGAGCATTGATTTAATCAAAACATTCCGATCGAAGCTTTCATTGTGTGCTACTACAACTCTGTTTTGAATCCTTTTTTGAATTTCGGGAAAAACTTCGATAAAGGTTTTGGCATTTGCGGTATCTCTAGGTGAAATACCATGAACTTTAATTGTAAACGGATTATACTCGTTATTTGGGGGCTTAATCAAAGTTACAAATTCATCAACAATCACCCCGTTTTCAACCATTACTATTCCAACCGAACATGGATGATAAGCAGTTGCAGTTTCAAAATCTATTGCCGTAAAAGTCATGGAAATTTAAAATTTAAAAAAAAAATTATTTCATTGATCTAATGATGTCTGACTTTGTAATAATCTGATGATTTCCATTATTAAGCTCCACTAATACGGCATCATTTCCTTTGGTGAATAATTTAGAAACCTCTTCAATAGAAGTGTTCAATTTTACCACCGGAAAAGGTTTTCCCATCACTTCTTTGATTGGCTTATCCGCAACATTTTTGTCGGCTACATAACTTCGAAATAAATCCGTTTCATCAACAGAACCCACAAATCCATTGATATCAACAACGGGGATTTGTGAAATATCATACTTGCGCATACGGTCAATCGCATGCGAAACCAATTCTTCGGTTCGAACCAGAATCAATTGCTGATTGATATGATCTTTGATTACATCTTCTGCCGTTGTAACCTCTTCCTCTAAGAAACCTCTTTCACGCATCCAGTCATCATTGAACATTTTGCCCACATATCGGCTTCCCGAATCATGAAATAACACCACCACAACATCCTCTGGCTTGAAATGTTCTTTTAACTGTAACAAACCTTTTATCGCAGCACCAGCAGAATTCCCAACAAAAATTCCTTCCTCGAGTGCGATTTTCCGGGTATAAACTGCAGCATCTTTATCAGTTACTTTGGTAAAACCATCAATCAATGAAAAGTCAACATTCTTCGGCAGAATATCTTCACCAATACCTTCAGTTATATAAGAATAGATTTCATTTTCGTCAAAAATTCCAGTTTCATGATATTTCTTAAAAACTGAGCCATAAGTATCAATTCCCCAGATTTTGATGTTAGGATTTTTTTCTTTCAAAAATTTACCAACGCCCGAAATAGTTCCGCCAGTTCCAACCCCAACTACAAAATGAGTAATTTTGCCATCAGTCTGTTTCCAGATTTCAGGACCTGTCTGCTCATAATGAGCCAAAGTATTGGATAAATTATCATATTGATTTACATACCAGGAATTTGGCGTTTCTTCAGCCAGTCTTTTGGAAACTGAATAATAAGAACGAGGATCGGTCGGTTCTACATCAGTTGGGCAGACCACTACTTTGGCTCCAACTGCACGAAGAATATCCATTTTTTCTTTGGATTGTTTGTCGGATATCACGCAGATTAATTTGTATCCTTTAATAATTGCTACAAGCGCAAGTCCCATTCCTGTATTTCCGGAAGTCCCCTCGATTATTGTTCCGCCTGGCTGTAAACGGCCATCAGCTTCGGCATCCTCAATCATTTTTACTGCCATACGGTCTTTTACCGAATTTCCCGGATTGAATGTCTCTACCTTGGCAATAACCAAAGCATTCACTTCTGCAGTTATTTTATTGAGTTTCACCAACGGCGTATTCCCAATAGTCCCTAATATATTTTCTGAGTATTCCATTTAGTTATTTTTCAGCAGTTACAACTTAAACTATAGCATTTCTATATAGTTCGTATGGAAGTAAAATTAGTGTATTTTTTTATTTGAAATAACTTTTTAAATTGATTTTGTTACAAAAAATCAATTAAAGAAATTCCAAACTAATCCAAAACGAATTAAGAAGTCACGATATGGATTATTGGGATCTGAAAAATAATTATTTTTCGAAAACAGCGAATTAAAATGTTCTGCTTTCAAATAAAGCCTCGTACGCTGTATCTTAACATTTACAAAATAATCAAGAAGAGGAGCATTACCAATTTTAACTCTGTCCTGCACAAAAAACTCACCAATTACAGGATTATAAACATTACTGTAATAGCTTGTAAAATAATTCAATTCAATACCTGTCTGGAAAAATAACTTCCTATTAAACATATAATTAGTATAATACAAAGTGTTTCTGGTAACAAATTCAGGAACATTCAAAACATTATCCGGCTGATCTGCTTTTTGAAATAATAAAGTATTATCCAATGCCCACTTCCCAAAAACAAACTCTCTAGCTGCCTTTAGCGAAGCATAATTAATTGCTTTACCATATTGCTTAGGAGCGACAATCTGCATGCTGTCTTCCCTTTGTGTGGCAGTAGTGACATCGGCAAAATATAAATGATCATTTATGGTATTCAGCTGCATTGACAATGAAACCCATTTGGTATCCGCATTGGCGCTGATAGAATTTATTTTTTCGTTGACAAAATCATTAGACCAGTTGTATTCTTTATAACTGCTTTGAAATAAATTATAATTATTATTTGGCAGCTTATTCATGCTTTGGTAACGAAATGATAACTGATTTTCATCATTCCAGTCATAAACAGCCGAAGCATCAATATTATATAAATTTTGATCTGTTATCGATTTAGAATATAAAAATTTACCATTCCATTTGTCCTTACGATAATTATATTGACCGCCAAACGTGTTAATTTTTTGACTTAACAGATTACCAACCGTATTTCCATTATCTAAATACAAAATATTATTGTAAAAATAATTAGAATGCAGATCGTCAACAAAAAAAGTAAAAGAGCCCAGCATCATATTCTCATATACAACTCCAACTTTATTATACATTTTATTATAATTCGTAATATCATCAATTCCACCAGTCACAAACGATTCACCAAAACGGCTCACAAGAGTACCGCCAACATTTGATGCAATTGTCTGCTGTTTGTAGTTGTAATATATTTCTTCGTAATTAAACTGATTGGTAAAATACAAATTGTTATCTCCTTTTTTAGGATTTATTCTAAAGGCCTGATCAAAGAAAAAACGTCCTCCTTTCAATACCGAATTCGCATCTTCGAGGTATACTCCTAACCGCTCTCTATTATCAAACGAAGAGTCACCATTGGTAAAATCGCTTACATTACTGATTCCCCCATTTTCTTCATTTTGAAGCTTCTGTGAAGTATAATGCATATTTGCAATAAATCGCCCGTCCTTGGAATTATAACTTGTTGTGAATCTAAAATTCCCCGATTTGGTCTCTTGATTGATATACCTTCCCTTCGACCG of Flavobacterium marginilacus contains these proteins:
- a CDS encoding 3'-5' exonuclease, encoding MTFTAIDFETATAYHPCSVGIVMVENGVIVDEFVTLIKPPNNEYNPFTIKVHGISPRDTANAKTFIEVFPEIQKRIQNRVVVAHNESFDRNVLIKSMLLYGLNYEDLNIGSRWECTVKIYKSKGLKPTKLSDCCRVMNIKLNHHEALSDARACAELYLLK
- a CDS encoding pyridoxal-phosphate dependent enzyme; the encoded protein is MEYSENILGTIGNTPLVKLNKITAEVNALVIAKVETFNPGNSVKDRMAVKMIEDAEADGRLQPGGTIIEGTSGNTGMGLALVAIIKGYKLICVISDKQSKEKMDILRAVGAKVVVCPTDVEPTDPRSYYSVSKRLAEETPNSWYVNQYDNLSNTLAHYEQTGPEIWKQTDGKITHFVVGVGTGGTISGVGKFLKEKNPNIKIWGIDTYGSVFKKYHETGIFDENEIYSYITEGIGEDILPKNVDFSLIDGFTKVTDKDAAVYTRKIALEEGIFVGNSAGAAIKGLLQLKEHFKPEDVVVVLFHDSGSRYVGKMFNDDWMRERGFLEEEVTTAEDVIKDHINQQLILVRTEELVSHAIDRMRKYDISQIPVVDINGFVGSVDETDLFRSYVADKNVADKPIKEVMGKPFPVVKLNTSIEEVSKLFTKGNDAVLVELNNGNHQIITKSDIIRSMK
- a CDS encoding putative porin yields the protein MRIFFSLIFLAFPILLFSQKNKQVNSAKEIDYNSKYNSSDSIKKKKAPEATYDMYQFISLSRDTTYIDTTQSIRKSYSHNYLRKDNFGLLSFPNIGQTYNTLQYGMNGFSPYPEFGFTARQFNYLKVNDIKYANVATPVTELYFKSTIQRGQSADSYFSLNISPRLNFSIAYKGLRSKGRYINQETKSGNFRFTTSYNSKDGRFIANMHYTSQKLQNEENGGISNVSDFTNGDSSFDNRERLGVYLEDANSVLKGGRFFFDQAFRINPKKGDNNLYFTNQFNYEEIYYNYKQQTIASNVGGTLVSRFGESFVTGGIDDITNYNKMYNKVGVVYENMMLGSFTFFVDDLHSNYFYNNILYLDNGNTVGNLLSQKINTFGGQYNYRKDKWNGKFLYSKSITDQNLYNIDASAVYDWNDENQLSFRYQSMNKLPNNNYNLFQSSYKEYNWSNDFVNEKINSISANADTKWVSLSMQLNTINDHLYFADVTTATQREDSMQIVAPKQYGKAINYASLKAAREFVFGKWALDNTLLFQKADQPDNVLNVPEFVTRNTLYYTNYMFNRKLFFQTGIELNYFTSYYSNVYNPVIGEFFVQDRVKIGNAPLLDYFVNVKIQRTRLYLKAEHFNSLFSKNNYFSDPNNPYRDFLIRFGLVWNFFN